In the genome of Limnothrix sp. FACHB-406, one region contains:
- the rimM gene encoding ribosome maturation factor RimM (Essential for efficient processing of 16S rRNA): protein MSTPDDWLEVGKIVAPQGLRGELRIYPDSDFPERFMEPGQRWLLPPGAKLGRDEPQPVRLLSGRYLNKQNLYVVRFAEVVDRTSAENLRGAKLLVSAHSRPPLEAGEYHLMDLMGMEVFDQVQQVSIGQVVGLATAAQDLLQVQLTDSEQVILIPFVDEIVPIVDLTTKRLEIVPPAGLLDL from the coding sequence ATGAGCACCCCTGATGATTGGCTTGAAGTGGGCAAAATTGTTGCCCCCCAAGGTCTGCGGGGGGAACTGCGGATCTATCCCGACTCCGATTTTCCAGAACGATTTATGGAGCCGGGCCAGCGCTGGTTGTTGCCGCCGGGGGCCAAGCTGGGGCGGGACGAACCCCAACCGGTGCGCCTGCTGAGCGGTCGATATCTGAATAAGCAAAACCTGTATGTGGTGCGGTTTGCGGAAGTGGTCGATCGCACCAGTGCCGAAAACCTCCGGGGAGCCAAGTTGCTAGTTTCGGCCCACAGCCGCCCTCCCTTGGAAGCGGGGGAATATCACCTGATGGACTTGATGGGCATGGAGGTGTTTGATCAGGTGCAACAGGTTTCGATCGGGCAAGTGGTGGGCCTGGCGACCGCTGCTCAGGATTTGTTGCAAGTGCAGCTCACGGACTCGGAACAGGTGATTTTGATTCCCTTTGTGGATGAAATTGTCCCGATCGTTGACCTAACAACCAAGCGTCTGGAAATTGTGCCCCCCGCTGGTCTTTTGGATTTGTAA